TATTTCAAAGCTGAGAGTAAAAAAATgccatgtggaaaaaaaacacttagaaTTCCCAGTTTAGATGTctggtgttttcttttctttcatttattttaatatgtatTGCTGCCCAATAGGTAGTTaactgatttactgtatgtaaaacccACACATAACCAAGGGTGCATTTCAAGCAATGATGTTTTGGAGAAGTGACTTTAAACAGGTATTGCACAAAGATTGAATTAACAAAATACATAATCCACATGATCTTTTCTTTACTGTTAGGAGGCACATTTGTTGGTCTACTTCTACTTTACTTTATGAAGTTAGTCTTTTAAAACATTGTCAAAAGTCCTGGAAAATACCTATACAGTAGCAAACTCCTCATACTGTACCAAAACCACCAATACAGATATGTTAATCcgttattttatttacatttacgtCAGTGCCATAACGTGCACAAGAAGTAAATGCAGGCTTTTTCATAACCCCTGTATTTTATTCATTGAATTGGTCGTATAGTTTAGTTTTGTATATATCCTCTTGTTTAATTAATACAgtaaaaaacatatttggtgTTGTACAGTTAAGTTGGCTGTGTGACCAAGCTTTTTAGGTAGATACACCCTAATCAGAAAGAAGGATGGCACAGGAAATATATTAAGTTTACTTCATAATAAAGTGCCCCAGAGCACTCAGTGACCATATTAAATGGCTCTTCCACACATTTACCATCTATGACTCTATGACCTCTCAACTTATATGGTAATAGGAAATTCATCCCAAAAGGCACAGAATTCATTAGGTGCACTGGATACAGAAAATATCCACATCTAATTCAATTGGAAACCTTTAATGCCATATTAAACAATTTGGCAGATGTTCAGAGATCGTGTAAGCAATATATGAATgtataaaattaatttattatttattgtagcATGAAGTGGGAGGAGCTTTAGGTAAGATGAGGCAGGAGTATATGAGAGAAGTATAGGATCAGGCAGGGGATCATGAAACTATTAGAAGAACAGAGAAGAAGGACAAAATCAAGGATGGTAGTTGATGGTTGTCAGGTAGTAGGATTGCATGGTACTGATCTCTCTGCACTGTTTCAGACTAGGAAGCGCCTGATTGTGGAAGTAAATTAGACAGTGTAAACAAGGCAAtatactttttgtttttcagcattCTTATTAATATGCAGTAATTAAAGTGGCTGTAGCAAATTAATTGTGATTCTCGTGCTACAAAGAAGTTAATTAACAAAGCCTGCACATTCTACATAGCTCACCCACAAAGCAATGTGGTACACAAATGCTAGACATAATTGTAGGTAACTTTGAAATTAAAAAGTTCATGGTAAATACTTGCTTTGTTACAGATATGGAGTATTTGGggttgctacagtatgttactgtaagtgtgagtTTGATGTAAACAAGTAgctaaaaatgtgcattttttaaCTAAGTAGTGAATGATTTTGCTTTATTTAATGTTACAATAAGTACCTTTTTAACTTCACCTTAACTGTGACCCAAATGCAAAAAATGAAAGggtgaaagtgaaatgaaaatTCTTTTGCACCAATGTAATGATAATGTTCATTATGAGAAATGTTGGCACATataaaaaatacagaaatatacTACTGATTAAAGCAAGCTTTAGAGGAGCAGAACCCACTCTCCCCATAATAATctgctcatttactgtaagtatTTTTACAAGGCCAAAGGAGCAGCTGCAATTCTTCACATTAAGACTACAGCATACATGCAGAGTGCCAGGATTGCACTCAGCCTCCATCTAAGCAGACATGGATTGCACTGTTTAATGTGACTTCCTAGCCAGATTTACTGTGATGGCTTTTGAGGCAAAGAGGTATAATATGACAAAACATGACTCCATAACCTCAGGATATTCAACAATCTTTAGTGGTGAGACCCGTTTAGCTGGAGGATTGGCAAATATATTGCTTTCCTCCCTTCTCTTGTACAGAATTTCAATAAAATAGAACAGTAAATCAGAGTTGAATTCCAACTTTAGTTGTGCTGTATAGACCTGTGTGTTTGCTACAGGGCACAGTTACTGAACTCACATGAATACATAcaggtactgtatatacatatgaACCATTTGTTTCGATAAAAATAATCTTGCCCTTGACTTTATATACTGCTAAACAGAGTGGATAGTTTGAGTGCAAACTAAATTAACTCTACTTCAGAAAAAGCATCGTACACAACAAAAGCTACTGTGATACTGAACCAAAAGGTCCATGTACACGTCCTGTCTAGGTTTGTGGTGTCCAATTCCAAGAGGTTATTTTAACAtcagataaaacacacacacacacacacacacacacacacacacacacacacacacacacacacacacacacacacacacacacacacacacagctgagggaCACTTTGATGGAATGTGAATGTCAGCGGTCCCTTTATTTACTCTCTATATAAAACACTGAGCAGTAATTAACAGCAGGTATCCTCCCTAGCTAGAGGGTAATTGAGTGTTTCAAAGTGCCAACACTTCATAACCcagggggtgtgtgtgtttaactgaGCGAGAAAAAGGCGGAAACTGTATGTGAGAGAGAAAACGTGTATGTGTGCAGTGTATTAAAATGAACTCCTTTATATTCTgcacctccccccacctcctctcctccctagAAGGATAAGGGTCAGCAGCGATTGGGCACAGCCACTCAAACGCTCCAGATTTCTTTATGCACGCATTAACATTCAGGAGTATTCATTATCAGTAAGTGTAGTAAGATGGCTCAAGTAGAGTACTTGTGCCACAGTGAAATAGTGCTCTGTTAATTTAGGAACATGAACGTGTTTATGAAAACTCAAGGAAGCAGACGTTTTGGCACCACTAATTCAATGTATAtcaacattttgaaaatgtattttaaaagtaaaattagGTTATTTAGTCTCAGCTCAGACAGTGATGCTGCTATTAAATTATGTAAGTGCAGCCAAATGAGCACTTAGCCTTGACGTTCATGCTGTCAGCCAAAGGTTGATACATGATGTATTGCAGTTTGAATAAAAGACGTTACGTAATTTTCAAGTAAGGTTTGCAGCCTCATACTCAATTTTGGTgaaagttattatttattgttatgtATCATAGTTATTAAGGCAGTTATCTATCCTTGTTGTGAATGAACAGAAAAGCAGTGATAAGATGTTACTCATGTCAGACGTTTGTGTAAATTTTCCCTACTTTAATGATGGAAAAGCATCTGCTTTTGGCTGTACACATAAAGGCTCCAGTAAAATATATTACAAACATTCATTCAACAAAATACCTGAGTGGAAACACCAGAACTATTCATAAATgtgttacaaaacaaacaaagactaTTTATGCCATAGACTGATACTGAAACCAAACTACtcaactgtgttgttgtgtgtaaaATTCATTTTAGCTTTGTATAGCACATGCTACAGAACACATTTCAGAGGACGCAAACCATGTACCCAAGTCAGGTGCTTCCTGCTCACATGGAGTCATCACCCCACATGGAACATAAAATTAACAAGAAGCTTGTTAGAATGTGCTAATTACTGTACAGAGTGCTTAATTCATGTTCTGTTAATTGGGGTTAGGAGGTTTGTGTTAATTGTTATCTCTTAATTAATTTTGCCCTTAGCTAGCCAGTTGTAATTGCTCCAGCAACAATAGCAACAACATGGTGTCGGACTGAAGCACTTTTAGAGCTCCTTGGAGACATGCAACCCTGATTAACCATGAAgttaattaatgttaattagCATGTTAATAGGTGTATTGTTAAAAATGTTTGGCCTTTGCTGTTTATATATTTGGCTGTTTATTGTGTAATCCATGACATACTGTGGCACATAGTAGCCTATATTGTAGTAGGTTTGAGCAACTTTCTGTCCTGTTTATTGAAGCTTCactatttaattaaaatgcactGTATAAAAGCAGCCTGACAATGTCTTTAAGCAAGAAATTCCAAGTTAAATAAATCCATAAATGTTACACGTGACTGCATAGATTCAAACTTTATATACATACAATTGTGAACTGAATATGAACAAATCACTTCTTATTTTATAAGAGTCGTGCTATCAGGGTTTTGAGCCTCACACTACACACTCTTTGCTTAAACACAGACTTCATAGCTTATACTTAACTTTTGTTACAtctacatgttacatgttacagaTCAGTAGAATTCAGAACATCTAGAACCTttcttgtacagtatatatgcttACAAACAAGACTTGTGTAATGTAATACAacttaataaaacaacagccGTGGTGGCTTAGTTGTCATTCTTTTGTCTTTTGGGTAAACAAAGTCTCTGTTAAGAAACTGTTCAATTTTGGAGATGCTCTTGAGAGCAAGTAGGTTTCTGGTCAGACTCTGtaataaaagctgcagctgaggtcAGATCTTTGCTTGACCTGGTGAAAGAAGAAAGCCTCGTACAGTAGTTAGTTTTACACAGGGATTACTGTGATTTACAGTTAGAAAGCCTTTTGAAATTACACTTTACAATAAACATTATCAAACGTCATAGAACAACTATAACTGCTAAAATGATGAGTTAAAACGGAATGACTTGTTAAGTACAATGTATATTGCAAAAGCTAATAATTCATACAGCTTAGTAGCTACAAAACCCTTGGTTTTTCTAGTGAAGGCAGATCATCTATCTTGGTCAAAGCACTTGGGAGTACTCACCCTGGAGAGTCTTGCCATGACAATTTGCTGACTCTGCTAGTGGATGCGAATGATGGAAAAGAACTCAACAGGGAGGTCCTGCTCTTCTACATAAAGATAACACCAATTCATAGGACTCATCTATATTCAAAGAGTGTTGTTTGACTTATATTTAGCCTGtgagacatttttatttgttgtcaAGCCTCAGTGTTGCATTTAAAAAGGACATGTATTAATTGATAGGTAACAATATCCAGCCCAGAGAAAGAAACCAGGCCCAGGCTGAACTCTGTGTGAAATTCCCAGTGTTCAGAGGTAACAGAAAATAAAGGCTTTGGCCTTTGCTACAATTTTTAAACTATTGGACaagctttttttcctctcattctTGGGGGATTTTCCACTTTATCTCCCTCAATTGCCAGCACCTGGATCTTATAAAACAGAATGACAGTTTGTGGTGATGGTGACAAAGGAGAGAATCAGagcgtgtgagagagaaaaaagtTCAACTGTAGAGAatgaaaaagagagaaagtagAAAGTGAGTGGGTGAGGGACAGATGATGAAGTGAGACAGAAGCAGTACCCAAGCATCATTAGGTAGATTTTTTTCTACAGATCATTCATTCTTTGTCTGTCTGGCTGTCTACAGGATTGTCCATGAGTTCAGCATATTTCACCTTTATCTTCTCACTCAACACCTGACTAGACAATCAAACTTcttatactgtactttaccATAAAACCTGCTTAGGTATTATTTACATAATGTTAAAATGTGACCTATAGTATAGGGCATTATCTGGGGTGTCAGAGAACATATCAGGCTGTTATAAAGGAAATGTTCATCAAACTTACCTTAattaatatacaatatattagATTTATTTGATagacaaattattttaattgtatAAACTTTGAAATGATATACTGTAATCATTACGTTAGGGCCCATTCTTACTTTCTGTTTCTATGTAAACATTATACTGTGGCAATGTCCTGCTGTTCAATATCAGTCTGTGATGCAGAAGGATCTAGGTGATATGTGAACAGCTAAACTGCTCCACATATCTGTAAGTTGAGTCATGCAATAAGGAATTATTAACTCATTATAATAAAGGCTCATGTAAATCATGTTTTACCTCTGGTGCCTGTCACACTGGGATTGTTTTAAAATAGTTCCATGCAGAGgttgatgttgtacagtgtGGACATTCAAGTCATTTTTTAATATCCCTGTGAGTCTTATATTAAACAACCTAAGCTTTAAGCCTAACCTTTAAGCTCTCGAACCACTTCACACTTAACAGGTTCTATAACTGACcgtgtctgctgctgttgtgtctaTGCAGGTCTCAGCTAAAGCTTTCCACTCTCCTTGTGGGTGGTTGCTCAAAGAAGCTGCAGTTCCAGAGGCAGAAGAGGCATTCAACAGCCCTGAAACCCTAGTAATCACCAAGGGGACTGAGAGGGATGAGGTGAGATAATTATTAGTATTGGTAAAAACTACAGACGCACAATGACTTTACAAATAAACCAAGTCCCAGTGGAGCAAAGTGCAGCACCACAGTACAATGTCCCACaattaaataatgttttcagACTACAATCATGCAGATTTATCTGTCacctttgttgtgtttgcttttgagAAACATAGGCATTTTGCTGAAGGGATTCCCGAGGTTTACCTTGGATGAGGCTGAATTTAGCTCTTTTCCCTGAAAAGGTATTACAAAACGGTTGTGAAGTGAAGACATTGAagacactgtacagtaagtctgttgtatacagtatgtgaatattttaacatGCACACTGTAAACCCAAATACAAACAATGCTAAATGTAATTATATACACTTGAAATTGACAATAAGTAAATAcaaacctaaaacaaaaaaaaataattctaCAAGGAGTTATTTTTGGAATTCTTCATTGCAATACCTCAAAAAGCGGCTTCAGGGTTGAAATGTCAGACTGAATTCTGGACACTGTTGCTTGTCTCTGTTCAATGCTACAGAATGATGATCTGTAGGCCTCATTGCTTTGTAGAAAGGACTTGTTAGTATTAAAACCCAGAACTTGTTTAGTTGGAGGCTGCTTATAGCAATCTGAGCATCCAGCCTCTGTTGGCTCATTTTCCCCTTGAATCTCTGACTCAGCTTCACTTTCAGTGGTTTGTACATCTAGTGTGTCCTCTATCGGGACAGTTCTCAGATGAGCCTTAAAACTGCTCGACCCCACGTCAGATTCAAACTCCACTTTGTTTAGTAGGCCATAAGCCCACGTATCCTCCAAATTAGAGCTCATAGGACCCTGAACACTGTTTTCCTGTGTAGCTATATTTGATTGAGGTTCATGTTGTAAGATTGGTAATGAGTTTGATTTAACCATTATGCTCCCCAGTGAACCCTTTTCAGCAATATTCATTACACACATGTCAGGAGGATCCATAGGTACTGTTGGTGCTGGTACAGCATCCTTCTGTAGGCAACAAATACTTGACTCATTCAGAGTTTCAGAATGTTCTGTGGTGAAATCAGCTGCCGGTTTCATACATAGCTTCACCTCTGCAGCCGTCCTCTCAGGATCTTGATGAATAAGATCTAGTGACGGATATGAATTAGCATCTTGTGTTTTGACGTCAAGGCAATAAAGGTTTTGCACGGAGATGGGCTCTGTGTTGACACTTTGACTATCAAAAGTATTGAATTTGGGAAAAAACTGTTCCTCTCTCAAATCCCCCCATTCTTCGTTTGCATGGCTAAAGTCAGTGTCCATGGCTTTCAGCGAAACACTTGGTGAGAGGTCTGAAGCCTCACTGACAGTCACTGTTGGCTCTGTATCCATGAAGTCAACGACCTGATGTTGGTTGCTCTTTGCGATAGTTGTATCAGTAGTCGTCTGGTCCTGTATCTGTGTTCCTGGTGTTTCTGATGTGTATGCTGctgtctttcctctctcctctacGCCATCTATCGCTTCTCCCTCCACTCTATctcttgtttctgttttggAGTTTTTGGTGTCCCCTTCATCCTCTGTTGACCTCTGGTTATCCTCTTGTCTGTCTGCTCTATCTGCTGTTTTGGTCATGAgcatttctccttcttctccataACTTCCACCTCCATTAACATCTCTTCTCATGAGCTTCTCTCTATTACattgctgttttgtgtttttgtactcTTTATTGCTGTTCTTTTCTTGTTTACAATGATTATTAactatattgtttttttcattaatttttACGTTcctatttttatatttatcacTGCTTAATAAATCTACAGATCCGTAAACAGTCCTGTGGTCCTGGTGTGACTCACTTGCAGCTTGGAAAATGTGGAGATTGTAATCGGAGACAAAGGAAGAGCTGAAACTTAAATCTGAAACTGCGACTGGGTCAGTCCTCCTTAGGTTATACTTGCATGTGAATTCATCAAATACATTGGTACAGGTGCCTAAAAGATTTTTGGGGATAGGTGGGCacaaaaacaggtttaaaaggTTATATTGGGATTGTTGATCATGGTTTAGGGTTTCTTgttctaaaagaaaaaaacagaataaaacttAATAGGAAAAAATAACATTACTTTGtataaaatgtacaaatgtAAAGACTACCATGAAAATTCTGTGTTTAATGCtaaattatttgtttaattCTTAATACAAATCCTGTAACACAAATCCACTGTTCAGTATATTAATATTCAGGTGACTGACCTCCAGTTGCACCAGTAGTAACAAGCTCATTCACGACTCCTGTGTCCTCAAGACAGACTGAATTTTCGGTCAGAGATGGGGTCACGTGCTGCAGACTGCCAATTATACACAGCTCAGAGGTGGGGATAGGTTCATCAAGAGGTAGCTGCGTAGAAATACTGAAAATTGGACTACTGTCTCCCATCTGTAGACAGAAAGAGTAATAAAGTTAGTTAGACACTACCTACACTTGCTATCTGTTAGGTTAGATAACCTAAGCTGTTTTAAACTTAATTAACTattgtacatgtactgtaggtactgtaaCAGTACTGTAACAGCACAGTAGCACCAGCAGCACTAAAGTAGCATGCACATGGTAAATGTGTCATTATTATAAGTCCACAATAGCAGGACATATTTTACAGCAAAATACGCACGTCTTTCTTCAGCAATGGCCATTTGTCATTTCACTGAATAAATTTTGTCCTTTGAAATATTTGGCCTGttataacataaaaacaaatgtaatttaaaaggtgccagcacatgcaaaatccactttttgggcattctggtacattactatgactctctggttcatgttaCACATGAAGCGCACTCGCtagttatttcacattttgctactGTACTTTAGCCAATCCCATCTATAAACAATATTTGTCATAGTTTAATTATTGCCTACGTTGACGGTAAACAggccactcacagaaccacctCCGGTCCTGCCAAGACAAACGCATAATACTAAACTTTATTCCTGACGCACACAATTGGACAAAGTGGAGCAATGTGCTCCAGTGACAGAGAGCTAAGCAGCTACTGCTGTGCTGCAAGGTGCTACgtgggctcaggtcctttacAGTGTCACACTCTCCAGCTACAATCATGAGGTCCATTCACCACCGGCCACCCGCTGTTGTTTTGGCCATTAACAGGTTGTTCGCACATCACTAGCCATTAGCACACTTTTAGGTGCTGGCTTTAGCTGGAAAACAGCAAGAAGGATGCGGTGACCCCTATGACATCAGACACTGAAGTCAATATTCTTTGGTATGAAAAGCAATATAAGCAGTCTTCTTTAAAAGCTTGGTTAAGTTCCTTTTTGGTAAACTGATTCACACGTGAGTATtttatactatactgtatgtttctaaGCACATACACTGCCAAAAAGTCAAAAGTTTGGACAAACCTCATTTTCATGGTTTTCGTTTTTTTTAAGACCCAATTAATGCAAGGAATCCCATAAATGTACCCTGACAAGGCACCTGTGATAGGAAAAGCATTTCAGGTGACAACCTCATGAAGCTCTTTGAGAGAATGCAAAGCAGTaatcaaagcaaaaataaaattcaaaatttaaaatataaagcTATGTTATAGCTaacatttttttcttcactACTACGAGTCCAAACTTTTGACTGGTTTGAACCTCTAATTCATATATTTGCTTTGCCTGCACTTTGGCAGAAACACTAACTGTCTTCACTGCACTAAGTGCATCATGAGCTTCTTCCACTGCTTGAAGGTCTTGCTGCTCTTTTTTAATGCGGCCCAGCAACACTGTCTTCTGTTAATGACAAACATAAAAAAGTTATTCAGTTTTTTTATCAGACTATATTGTAAGACTTCCTagactttaaaatattttttctacttCTTTGTCCCAGCTGGTCTTGGAGGCAGCATTGCTCTCCATCAGTTTGGCCATCTTGTCTTCTAATGCCTTGCTTTTCTCTCGCATCATCTCATGTTCCTGTTTAAGGGCCTGCAGTAAAATTAATCACCCATAGGATTTTTAATGCAATACTAaatttttatgtgtttatttaacgTGAAACAGAAGGTCTTAAATAGGGCAGGGAGTAAGAGAGGGCTTCTTGCTAATACAAATCAGTTGGCCTGTGTCACCGTAATAatgattttaataaattaatgaataggtaaattaaaaatgagaagggggcagagaaaaagaaaagagaataaTAAACTTTAAAGCCATAAATGGAGAATAAACACACTATCATTCAGTTTCAGAAGCGACCATATACATTCATGTTCTGATATACAACACAACATTCATCACATTAATGAGATGCAAatgttgttatttattcattgccTTTGTGTAAATTCACTGCATAATCATTTAAACAGACTCTGAAAAACTAATTTCAGCTGTTTGGAACCAATATTGACAGATACTAAAGGTTTTAAATTGCCCCTGTAATTCAAATGCATTTTAACATTTGCAGTAATTCAGTTAAACCATGGAAACATATGCATTTGAACAACAAGTTCATGAAGGAAGAACAGATGTGTGGTacagatgtgttttatttttggttttccaTTGAGTTGTGtatttaaaattgaaaaaaaataaacatttgtttttaattatataatCAATGTTGCTAGTGATAATCTAGTAAAACCATATACGTTAATACCAATATCATTCCATTTACCTGGTACTGCTCtttctgtgtttgcagctcCAGGTTTACTCTGGTGACAGTCTGTGTCTGATTCAGTAGAAGATGCTCAGCTTGCTGCAGAGATTTTATTATCTCCTAAATTAACAtagataaacaaacacaaaaaacacctcTATACAGTATATCCACAATAAAGCCTTAAGACATGTTGCATATGACACTGAAATTTCTAGACTTACCACAATTCCTGTTATACATGTTTCTCACCTGTTTTTCTGCTCTTACAGATTCATTTTCTTTACAAAGTTTTTTGTTGATTGCAGTCTCCTTAAAGTAAGAAAAGTTGATGACTAAAACACCATTAGTTCAATGGTGAATTCTTGTTTTGATGATTGCCATTTACCGTGTTTAGTTTCTGCTTCAACAGCTGTATATGCTGCTCTATGCCTGTCGAACTGTGAATCTTTTCTGTGTGAATGAATGATGTCATCCTGGCTTTGATTAGCTGCTTGCTTATCTCTTCCAACTCCTGAGGAAACAATAATTTATTTAGAGAGATttggaaagtaaaaaaaaaatactgattACTTGATGTCGAAACAACACTTTTAGTACCACAGTATGTGTGACGTAATTCTGTAGAAGCACTGTATAAATGAATAACATTATTATTGCCTTTACTTACCTTCTTCAGTGAAACAATGATTGCTTCTTGATTCTTATTTGTAGAAGACAACTTTCTATTGATGCTCATGGCCTCATTAACTATAAAGAATTACAGACAATTATAAATAATgctacaacacaaacattttatcCACTTTTATCATACTGCATGATGCAATTTTAAAATTCCTTTCTTGTTAGTCAAACACTTTCCAGGCAAAGGCCATTTAGCTGAATACATTCTTTACTTTTCTAATAAGCAACTGCTTTGGCAGTACGAGACAGCACAGTTCACATTCACatctgaatatatatatatacatacatatacacacacacacacacacacacacacacacacacacacacacatatgcctgcacacacacacacacacacacacacacacacacacacacacacacacacacacacacacacacacacacacacacacacacacacacacacacacacacatatgactATGAAAATTGTAGATTCACACTGATATATCAAAATCAAATATATGTCATATTCTAGGTTCTTCAAAAGTAgccaccttttgttttgattattgctttgcACACTCTTGGCATTCTCTGGAAGAGCTTCAAGAGGTAGTCACCTGGAATGGTTGTCACTTCACAGGTGTGCCCTGTCAGGTTTAATAAGTGGGATTTCTTGCCCTATAAATGGGGTTGGGACCATCAGTTGTGTTGTCCAGTGTTCAGGTGGATACACAGCTGATAGTCCCACTGAATAGACTGTTAGAATTTGTATTATGCAGCTAAGTAAAGAAAAATCATTAGAATAGaactttatttgtcattgtaCAAGTACCTTGTACAAGTTTCCCCAGCGACAGTtcacagaaatgaatgaaagctcTTTATAAAAATACcaaataaataatgacagatataataagacaaaataatataaaaatcagAAGTACTCGCATTTCCAACCGCATGATCAAACGATAGTATTTACAAGTGTGTGAATGAGGTATCCAAAATTATACCGTGAATTACACAGTGGTATTGCACAGTACAAGATAATATTGCacgtttgtgtttatatttcacATCTGGATTGTATAGGTGACTCAATGTTTGTTTGCAGTTCGAATGGCccaggggaagaagctgttcgTTTGTCTGGTGGTGTGGGATTTTATTGACCTGAAATGCTGTCCTGATGGCAGCAGGTCAAACAGATTATGGGCAGGGTGTGAGGGGTCTCCTGTGATGGCCTTGACTCTGCTTTGACACCAGGACCTGGCTAAGTCGTCCAGGGAGGGCAGAGGACAACCGATGATTTTCTGAGCTGTGGGCTTTATCGCCCTTCGTACCACTTTCTTGTCCTCAGCAGTGGACCCTGCAAACCCCCCCCATGGATAATAAATCAGAGTGCTTACCACAGAAGCGTTGTAGAAGGACAATAGTAAATTCTTCTCTAAGTTGTTTTTTCTGAGGATCCACAGGAAGTGCAGCCGCTGCTGAGCTTTTTTCACAATGATCTTGATGTTTGGGGACAAGGACATATCTGAGATCTGGGAGCCGAGGAATCTGATGGTGGGGATCGCTTCCACACGTTCACTGTTTATAATGAGTAGGGCATGAAGTTGTTTcacacttttttgttttgtatttaattccACATGTGTTAATTCATCGTTTTGATGCCCTCAGTGTGAATGTACAAATTTCAAAgtcatgaaaataaagaaaactcttTGAATGAGAAGGTGTGTCCAAACTTTtggtctgtactgtatatacaatatacacgcacgcacacacccacccacacacatgcacttatATGTTATCTGACGGTGGAAGAAGTACTTTGGCACTAatatgttatcggacggtggtaCGAGTATCTCCGGAATCCCTCTGACACGCCTTCTGATGAGGAAGCAGACGCAGGGGTCTCAGAGGTGaacttgcccatcacccaggctgaggtcatcgAGGTAGTTCGCTAGCTCCTCGatggcagggcagcgggggtggatgagatctgtcctgagtacatcaagtctctggatgttgtggggctctCCTGGGTGacatgcctctgcaacatcaTATGGACGatggggacagttcctctggactggacaaccggtgTGGTTGTCCATCTTtataaaaagggggacaggagagtatGTTCCAACTTTACCTTAGATACAGGAGGAAAAATGTGGTTTTCAACCTGGCCGTGGCACGCTGGACCAGCTCTATACCCTCACCAGGGTGATCG
The genomic region above belongs to Betta splendens chromosome 6, fBetSpl5.4, whole genome shotgun sequence and contains:
- the LOC114857443 gene encoding uncharacterized protein LOC114857443 isoform X5, which produces MDLNADSKTLSNASVGGQAGEKELSSTHSEAENEGAILLQLLEFKNHLLEAIEELHIRRDSETRFEDQLSKLVLEKQELEWEKESLQQQIETVENQRKESLSYVKKQLLKYNLERKSSELEQKLALQSRSKDSHLDQLGKVEKRFTALSRQCAVIKQAHVKLEQNVNEAMSINRKLSSTNKNQEAIIVSLKKELEEISKQLIKARMTSFIHTEKIHSSTGIEQHIQLLKQKLNTETAINKKLCKENESVRAEKQEIIKSLQQAEHLLLNQTQTVTRVNLELQTQKEQYQALKQEHEMMREKSKALEDKMAKLMESNAASKTSWDKEKTVLLGRIKKEQQDLQAVEEAHDALSAVKTVSVSAKVQMGDSSPIFSISTQLPLDEPIPTSELCIIGSLQHVTPSLTENSVCLEDTGVVNELVTTGATGEQETLNHDQQSQYNLLNLFLCPPIPKNLLGTCTNVFDEFTCKYNLRRTDPVAVSDLSFSSSFVSDYNLHIFQAASESHQDHRTVYGSVDLLSSDKYKNRNVKINEKNNIVNNHCKQEKNSNKEYKNTKQQCNREKLMRRDVNGGGSYGEEGEMLMTKTADRADRQEDNQRSTEDEGDTKNSKTETRDRVEGEAIDGVEERGKTAAYTSETPGTQIQDQTTTDTTIAKSNQHQVVDFMDTEPTVTVSEASDLSPSVSLKAMDTDFSHANEEWGDLREEQFFPKFNTFDSQSVNTEPISVQNLYCLDVKTQDANSYPSLDLIHQDPERTAAEVKLCMKPAADFTTEHSETLNESSICCLQKDAVPAPTVPMDPPDMCVMNIAEKGSLGSIMVKSNSLPILQHEPQSNIATQENSVQGPMSSNLEDTWAYGLLNKVEFESDVGSSSFKAHLRTVPIEDTLDVQTTESEAESEIQGENEPTEAGCSDCYKQPPTKQVLGFNTNKSFLQSNEAYRSSFCSIEQRQATVSRIQSDISTLKPLFEGKELNSASSKVNLGNPFSKMPMFLKSKHNKVPLVITRVSGLLNASSASGTAASLSNHPQGEWKALAETCIDTTAADTKSRTSLLSSFPSFASTSRVSKLSWQDSPGSSKDLTSAAAFITESDQKPTCSQEHLQN